In a genomic window of Bombus vancouverensis nearcticus unplaced genomic scaffold, iyBomVanc1_principal scaffold0022, whole genome shotgun sequence:
- the LOC143304124 gene encoding uncharacterized protein LOC143304124 isoform X4: MNFHGNLTYHSFNFSVFFGNVLTVAQKPRTFPNNQQSFIVFCSAGIARQFDGITLLFLCSS, translated from the exons atgaattttcatggaaatctg ACATATCACAGCTTCAACTTTTCCGTCTTCTTTGGGAATGTTCTAACAGTGGCTCAGAAGCCAAGAAC CTTTCCAAATAATCAGCAGTCATTCATCGTGTTTTGTTCTGCTGGGATAGCACGGCAGTTCGATGGCATAACGCTTCTGTTCCTCTGTTCCTcctaa
- the LOC143304124 gene encoding uncharacterized protein LOC143304124 isoform X3: MDATTINDQSDEFSWKSALKTYVGETLELTGVLRQEMGTCLCIDSNNVPPTVSKRYSLQVHCMYY; the protein is encoded by the exons ATGGACGCAACGACGATCAACGATCAGTCTgatgaattttcatggaaatctg cgttgaaaacttatgtgggtgaaacgctagaattgactggagttcttcgacaagaaatgggcacttgtctttgcatagacagcaacaatgtgcctccgacagtcagcaaacgttactctctacaagttcactgtatgtattattaa
- the LOC143304124 gene encoding uncharacterized protein LOC143304124 isoform X2 translates to MRRQLAVMLPADWGLTYHSFNFSVFFGNVLTVAQKPRTFPNNQQSFIVFCSAGIARQFDGITLLFLCSS, encoded by the exons aTGCGTAGACAACTGGCTGTCATGTTGCCCGCGGATTGGGGCCTG ACATATCACAGCTTCAACTTTTCCGTCTTCTTTGGGAATGTTCTAACAGTGGCTCAGAAGCCAAGAAC CTTTCCAAATAATCAGCAGTCATTCATCGTGTTTTGTTCTGCTGGGATAGCACGGCAGTTCGATGGCATAACGCTTCTGTTCCTCTGTTCCTcctaa